One Ranitomeya imitator isolate aRanImi1 chromosome 1, aRanImi1.pri, whole genome shotgun sequence DNA window includes the following coding sequences:
- the LOC138658905 gene encoding oocyte zinc finger protein XlCOF6-like isoform X2, which translates to MSHSSSSSTGPSDSGIQNTYDDYPVVLDIPSALHTQDLSSNAFKQFLSSDSPQNVGQNKSNTKGDQDQKADKGEKPYSCPECKKCFTWKSYLDNHVRIHTEEKPFSCTICGKCFKQNSTLFVHQRIHSGKPFSCPECGKRFIHKSNLLNHQHTHTGEKPFSCSECEKCFNRKSQLVTHLKTHTGEKPFSCSECGKYFLHKFAFVRHMRIHTSAKSFLCLQCGKCYNSKSLLAEHLRTHTGEKPYSCPECSNCYSNNSQLADHIKNHTGEKPFSCSECTKCFNRKSQLTVHLKTHTGEKPFSCSECDKCFTQKSDLLRHKIIHTGEKPFSCTICGKCFNQKSAVIVHQRIHTGKPFSCPECGKSFINKSNLLNHQNTHTGEKPFCCTVCGKCFNQKVTLIVHQRTHTGKPFSCPDCAKCFINKSNLLSHQKIHTREKPYSCSECEKCFNRKSQLKVHLKSHTKEKPFSCSECGKCFVHKFAFVRHLKIHTG; encoded by the exons ATgtcccactcctcctcctcctccacaggaccatcag ATTCTGGTATACAGAATACATATGATGACTATCCTGTTGTCCTAGATATACCCTCAGCCCTTCACACCCAAGATTTGTCATCTAATGCATTTAAACaattcctgtcttctgattcacccCAGAATGTTGGGCAAAATAAAAGCAACACGAAGGGTGATCAAGACCAAAAAGCTGAcaaaggggagaagccatattcatgtccagaatgtaaGAAATGTTTTACCTGGAAATCATATCTTGATAACCATGTAAGAATTCACACggaggagaagccattttcttgtacCATATGTGGAAAGTGTTTTAAACAAAATTCAACTCTATttgtacatcagagaattcacagtggaaaaccattttcatgtccagaatgtggaaaaCGTTTTATCCACAAATCAAATCTTCTTAACCATCAAcatactcacacaggggagaagccgttttcatgttcagaatgtgagaaatgttttaatcggaaatcaCAGCTTGTTACACATCTAAAAACTCACaccggggagaagccattttcttgttcagaatgtggaaaatattttcttCACAAATTTGCTTTTGTTAGACACATGAGAATCCACACAAGTGCTAAATCATTTTTATGTTTACAATGTGGCAAATGTTATAACAGTAAATCACTTCTTGCTGAACAtctaagaactcacacaggggagaagccgtattcatgtccagaatgttcAAATTGTTATAGCAATAACTCACAGCTTGCTGATCATATTAAaaatcatacaggggagaagccgttttcatgttcagaatgtacgaaatgttttaatcggaaatcaCAGCTTACTGTACAtctaaaaactcacacaggggagaagccattttcatgttcagaatgtgataaATGCTTTACTCAGAAATCAGATCTTCTTAGACATAaaataattcacacaggggagaaaccattttcatgtacaATATGTGGTAAGTGTTTTAACCAAAAGTCAGCTGTGATTgtgcatcagagaattcacacaggaaaaCCATTTTCATGCCCAGAATGTGGAAAAAGCTTTATCAATAAATCAAATCTTCTTAACCATCAAAATACTCACACCggggagaagccattttgttgtaccgtatgtgggaaatgttttaaccaaaaggTAACTCTAATtgtacatcagagaactcacacaggaaaaCCATTTTCTTGCCCAGATTGTGCAAAATGCTTTATCAACAAATCTAATCTTCTTAGCCATCAAAAAATTCACAccagggagaagccatattcatgttcagaatgtgagaaatgttttaatcggaaatcaCAGCTTAAGGTACATCTAAAATCTCACACCaaggagaagccattttcttgttcagaatgtgggaaatgttttgttcaCAAATTTGCTTTCGTTAGACATCTGAAAATTCACACTGGGTAG
- the LOC138658905 gene encoding oocyte zinc finger protein XlCOF7.1-like isoform X1 has translation MNKDRGKLAEKILKLTLEIIFHLTGEDYTVVKISSDRCQAPVSEGWGGTLGPILEPLPHPLIHEDINNQKILELTNKMIELLTGQVPIRCQDVTVYFSMEEWEYLEGHKDRYQEVMMEEHRPRTSPVLSSKRTTPERCPTPPPPPQDHQLLDPVEELNNINGPERNVRGDQRCKEETPNVRGDQRCKEETPNVRGDEQCKEETPNVRGNQWCKEETPNVRGDEQCKEETPNVRGDEQCKEETPNVRGDQRCKEETPNVRGDQWCKEETPNVRSEQLCIEETPNVRSDQRCKEETPNVRGGQRCKEETPNVRRDQWCKEEIPNVRGDQWCKEETPNVRGNQWCIEENPNVRGGQRCKEETPNVRRDQWCKEEIPNVRGDQWCKEEIPNVRGDQWCKEETPNVRRDQWCIEETPNVRGDQWCKEETPNVRGDQWCKEETPNVRGDQRCIEETPNVRSDQRCKEETPNVRGDQRCKEETPNVRRDQRCKEETPNMRGDQRCKEETPTDHRPDSGIQNTYDDYPVVLDIPSALHTQDLSSNAFKQFLSSDSPQNVGQNKSNTKGDQDQKADKGEKPYSCPECKKCFTWKSYLDNHVRIHTEEKPFSCTICGKCFKQNSTLFVHQRIHSGKPFSCPECGKRFIHKSNLLNHQHTHTGEKPFSCSECEKCFNRKSQLVTHLKTHTGEKPFSCSECGKYFLHKFAFVRHMRIHTSAKSFLCLQCGKCYNSKSLLAEHLRTHTGEKPYSCPECSNCYSNNSQLADHIKNHTGEKPFSCSECTKCFNRKSQLTVHLKTHTGEKPFSCSECDKCFTQKSDLLRHKIIHTGEKPFSCTICGKCFNQKSAVIVHQRIHTGKPFSCPECGKSFINKSNLLNHQNTHTGEKPFCCTVCGKCFNQKVTLIVHQRTHTGKPFSCPDCAKCFINKSNLLSHQKIHTREKPYSCSECEKCFNRKSQLKVHLKSHTKEKPFSCSECGKCFVHKFAFVRHLKIHTG, from the exons ATGAATAAGGACAGAGGCAAATTAGCGGAGAAGATATTAAAACTCACCCTAGAGATAATCTTccatcttactggagag gattacacagtagtgaagatctctagtgatcgctgtcaggcccctgtatcTGAAGGATGGGGAGGAACCCTGGGCCCAATCCTGGAGCCTCTACCTCACCCCctaatacatgaggacatcaataaccagaagattctagaactcaccaacaagatgattgagctgctgactggacag gttcctataaggtgtcaggacgtcaccgtctatttctccatggaggagtgggagtatctagaaggacacaaggatcggtaccaggaggtgatgatggaggagcatcggccccgcacatcaccag TTctctccagtaagaggacaaccccAGAGAGATgtcccactcctcctcctcctccacaggaccatcag CTTTTGGATCCGGTTGAAGAACTGAACAATATTAATGGTCCAGAGagaaatgtgaggggcgatcagcggtgtaaagaggagacccctaatgtgaggggtgatcagcggtgtaaagaggagacccctaatgtgaggggtgatgagcagtgtaaagaagagacccctaatgtgaggggcaatcagtggtgtaaagaggagacccctaatgtgaggggtgatgagcagtgtaaagaggagacccctaatgtgaggggtgatgagcagtgtaaagaggagacccctaatgtgaggggcgatcagcggtgtaaagaggagacccctaatgtgaggggtgatcagtggtgtaaagaggagacccctaatgtgaggagcgaacagctgtgtatagaggagacccctaatgtgaggagcgatcagcggtgtaaagaagagacccctaatgtgaggggcggtcagcggtgtaaagaggagacccctaatgtgaggagagatcagtggtgtaaagaggagatccctaatgtgaggggcgatcagtggtgtaaagaggagacccctaatgtgaggggcaatCAGTGGTGTATAGAAGAgaaccctaatgtgaggggcggtcagcggtgtaaagaggagacccctaatgtgaggagagatcagtggtgtaaagaggagatccctaatgtgaggggcgatcagtggtgtaaagaggagatccctaatgtgaggggcgatcagtggtgtaaagaggagacccctaatgtgaggagaGATCAGTGGTGTATAgaagagacccctaatgtgaggggcgatcagtggtgtaaagaggagacccctaatgtgaggggcgatcagtggtgtaaagaggagacccctaatgtgaggggcgatcagcggtgtatagaggagacccctaatgtgaggagcgatcagcggtgtaaagaagagacccctaatgtgaggggcgatcagcggtgtaaagaggagacccctaatgtgaggagagatcagcggtgtaaagaggagacccctaatatgaggggcgatcagcggtgtaaagaagaGACCCCTACAGATCACCGCCCAG ATTCTGGTATACAGAATACATATGATGACTATCCTGTTGTCCTAGATATACCCTCAGCCCTTCACACCCAAGATTTGTCATCTAATGCATTTAAACaattcctgtcttctgattcacccCAGAATGTTGGGCAAAATAAAAGCAACACGAAGGGTGATCAAGACCAAAAAGCTGAcaaaggggagaagccatattcatgtccagaatgtaaGAAATGTTTTACCTGGAAATCATATCTTGATAACCATGTAAGAATTCACACggaggagaagccattttcttgtacCATATGTGGAAAGTGTTTTAAACAAAATTCAACTCTATttgtacatcagagaattcacagtggaaaaccattttcatgtccagaatgtggaaaaCGTTTTATCCACAAATCAAATCTTCTTAACCATCAAcatactcacacaggggagaagccgttttcatgttcagaatgtgagaaatgttttaatcggaaatcaCAGCTTGTTACACATCTAAAAACTCACaccggggagaagccattttcttgttcagaatgtggaaaatattttcttCACAAATTTGCTTTTGTTAGACACATGAGAATCCACACAAGTGCTAAATCATTTTTATGTTTACAATGTGGCAAATGTTATAACAGTAAATCACTTCTTGCTGAACAtctaagaactcacacaggggagaagccgtattcatgtccagaatgttcAAATTGTTATAGCAATAACTCACAGCTTGCTGATCATATTAAaaatcatacaggggagaagccgttttcatgttcagaatgtacgaaatgttttaatcggaaatcaCAGCTTACTGTACAtctaaaaactcacacaggggagaagccattttcatgttcagaatgtgataaATGCTTTACTCAGAAATCAGATCTTCTTAGACATAaaataattcacacaggggagaaaccattttcatgtacaATATGTGGTAAGTGTTTTAACCAAAAGTCAGCTGTGATTgtgcatcagagaattcacacaggaaaaCCATTTTCATGCCCAGAATGTGGAAAAAGCTTTATCAATAAATCAAATCTTCTTAACCATCAAAATACTCACACCggggagaagccattttgttgtaccgtatgtgggaaatgttttaaccaaaaggTAACTCTAATtgtacatcagagaactcacacaggaaaaCCATTTTCTTGCCCAGATTGTGCAAAATGCTTTATCAACAAATCTAATCTTCTTAGCCATCAAAAAATTCACAccagggagaagccatattcatgttcagaatgtgagaaatgttttaatcggaaatcaCAGCTTAAGGTACATCTAAAATCTCACACCaaggagaagccattttcttgttcagaatgtgggaaatgttttgttcaCAAATTTGCTTTCGTTAGACATCTGAAAATTCACACTGGGTAG